One part of the Desulfurobacterium pacificum genome encodes these proteins:
- a CDS encoding DUF3108 domain-containing protein gives MLTKKLLKKVIGFTVTATLCLSFSAYAAYKPELKISKNPSNYDFDGEVLKYRLYWTIFHVADSESRAEKLPDGLYKFYGSVSTAGVAAWFKKIEDSGYSVWNPKTLCPVKTVIVQKEGHYIRKKVYIYDLDNGTVTYEKIHPTTGKIQKKLIKIPVKPFEDLVTATFFFRKYGIFKVGEETIFPLFAGGKFQNVSFKVVAKQKIDTLMGKLEAYKVIPSNNLSPEGAFKRTGKVVFWFTADKRHIPIKIEAQVAIGSVSAVLVDAKGKNFDLRKEAEKQQEKNLMERMLQGIFGGD, from the coding sequence ATGCTTACAAAGAAGCTGTTGAAAAAGGTTATAGGTTTTACAGTTACGGCGACGCTATGTTTATCGTTTAGCGCTTACGCCGCATATAAGCCAGAACTGAAAATTTCTAAAAACCCATCAAACTACGACTTTGACGGCGAGGTTCTCAAATACCGCCTATACTGGACAATCTTCCACGTAGCAGACTCAGAATCAAGGGCAGAGAAGCTACCAGATGGACTATACAAATTCTACGGTAGCGTATCCACTGCCGGCGTTGCAGCGTGGTTTAAAAAGATTGAAGACTCTGGTTACTCTGTCTGGAACCCTAAAACGTTATGTCCGGTAAAGACAGTTATCGTTCAGAAAGAAGGACACTACATAAGGAAAAAAGTTTACATCTACGACCTTGATAACGGAACAGTCACCTACGAGAAAATCCACCCCACCACCGGCAAAATCCAGAAAAAGCTCATAAAAATCCCCGTCAAACCCTTTGAAGACCTTGTAACCGCCACATTCTTCTTCCGCAAATACGGCATATTCAAAGTCGGCGAAGAAACCATCTTTCCGCTCTTTGCCGGCGGAAAGTTCCAGAACGTAAGCTTCAAAGTCGTCGCCAAGCAGAAAATTGACACGCTAATGGGAAAGTTAGAAGCCTACAAGGTAATCCCCTCAAACAATCTCTCGCCAGAAGGCGCTTTTAAAAGAACCGGTAAAGTCGTTTTTTGGTTTACCGCAGATAAACGCCACATCCCCATAAAAATAGAAGCCCAGGTAGCCATAGGAAGCGTCAGCGCCGTTTTAGTAGATGCAAAAGGCAAAAACTTTGACCTCAGAAAGGAAGCAGAAAAACAGCAGGAAAAAAACCTTATGGAAAGAATGCTTCAAGGAATCTTCGGAGGAGACTAA